Proteins found in one Streptomyces sp. NBC_00461 genomic segment:
- a CDS encoding ABC transporter permease, which yields MSTLVERTETASGYKAGHTLPLRVELARQVKRRRTLVMGGILAALPFVLLIAFAIGGTPDGRNNTVTLMDTATASGANFAAVNLFVSAGFLLVIPVALFCGDTVASEAGWSSLRYLLAAPVPRARLLWSKLVVGLGMSLAAMILLPVVALAVGTAAYGWGPLQIPTGGSLDSGTAAQRLLVVVAFIFVSQLVTAGLAFWLSTKTDAPLGAVGGAVGLTIVGNVLDAVTALGHWRDFLPAHWQFAWADAVQPNLEWSGMIQGTAISITYALVLFALAFRGFARKDVVS from the coding sequence ATGAGCACGCTCGTCGAGCGCACCGAGACCGCCTCCGGGTACAAGGCGGGCCACACCCTGCCCCTGCGGGTGGAACTGGCCCGGCAGGTGAAGCGGCGCCGCACGCTGGTCATGGGCGGCATTCTCGCCGCCCTGCCGTTCGTGCTGCTCATCGCGTTCGCGATCGGCGGCACTCCGGACGGCCGCAACAACACGGTGACGTTGATGGACACGGCCACCGCCTCCGGGGCGAACTTCGCCGCCGTCAACCTCTTCGTCTCCGCGGGCTTCCTGCTCGTCATCCCGGTCGCCCTGTTCTGCGGGGACACGGTCGCCTCGGAGGCCGGCTGGTCCTCCCTGCGCTATCTGCTGGCCGCACCCGTGCCGCGGGCGCGCCTGCTGTGGTCCAAGCTCGTCGTCGGACTGGGAATGAGCCTGGCCGCGATGATCCTGCTGCCGGTGGTGGCGCTCGCCGTCGGCACGGCGGCGTACGGCTGGGGGCCGCTGCAGATCCCCACCGGCGGGTCGCTGGACTCGGGGACGGCGGCCCAGCGCCTGCTGGTGGTCGTGGCGTTCATCTTCGTGTCCCAACTGGTCACCGCGGGCCTGGCGTTCTGGCTGTCGACGAAGACCGACGCACCCCTGGGCGCGGTCGGCGGCGCGGTCGGCCTCACCATCGTCGGCAATGTCCTGGACGCCGTGACCGCCCTCGGCCACTGGCGCGACTTCCTTCCCGCGCACTGGCAGTTCGCCTGGGCTGACGCCGTCCAGCCGAACCTCGAATGGTCCGGCATGATCCAGGGCACGGCGATTTCCATAACGTACGCGCTCGTGCTGTTCGCCCTGGCCTTCCGCGGTTTCGCCCGCAAGGACGTGGTGTCCTAG
- a CDS encoding alpha/beta fold hydrolase, which translates to MDLRMPRLRGLLRRPRRLLAAGAAVVVLAGAGTWTAAASDDAPAVHRTNRVMAVDGVRIDTSFFTSGSSAARRPAVLLAHGFGGNKDDVRQQAQDLARDGYAVLTWSARGFGRSTGKIGLNDPKGEVADVSQLIDWLAKQPQVRLDKPGDPRVGVAGASYGGAISLLAAGYDHRVDAIAPAITYWNLADALFPNDVFKKLWAGIFVNSGGGCDSFQTELCRMYQRVAESGRPDAQARELLSARSPSAVADRIKVPTLLLQGQTDSLFPLGQADAAAKAIRANGAPVDVDWIAGGHDGGDMETSRVQTRVRAWFDRYLKDEKTTDTGPAFRVSRTGGVDSTTGSALLRGASDDTYPGLESGQRSVPLRGTRQTFDNPAGATPPAVSALPGLGGSGGLAQLSSLGVGVSLDFPGQYARFESAPMSGHVRITGSPTVTVHVKSTSDDAVLFGKVYDVSPGGGTPVLPSQLVTPVRVEGAKAGKDVTITLPAVDHEVEPGHRLRLVLASTDLGYASPATPATYTVSLKGDLKVPTAPGVTTAAAPLPSWVWWLPLAGAVIALALLLSGRRRTTAVPPDPALTEVPLQITDLSKRYARSTDRYAVRDLSFRVAKGQVLGLLGPNGAGKTTTLRMLMGLIKPDEGEIRVFGHAIRPGAPVLSRVGAFVEGAGFLPHLSGRDNLELYWQATGRPPEDAHLEEALEIAGLGDALARAVRTYSQGMRQRLAIAQAMLGLPDLLILDEPTNGLDPPQIREMREVLIRYAAAGRTVIVSSHLLAEVEQSCTHLVVMDRGRLVQAGPVAEIIGSGDTLLVGLAANIPDPMVEKVASLPGVESATRTDGGLLVRLAPTSLRGAGLPPSAAPPRGATSHDAAADEMLQTVALPAEPPAAARTGSAAAHLLVELVRLEVPVASLGPHRRLEDAFLTLIGGSA; encoded by the coding sequence ATGGATCTTCGAATGCCCCGCCTGCGAGGGCTGCTTCGGAGGCCCCGGCGCCTGCTGGCCGCCGGGGCCGCCGTCGTCGTGCTCGCCGGTGCCGGGACATGGACGGCCGCCGCCTCCGACGACGCACCCGCGGTGCACCGGACCAACCGGGTCATGGCCGTGGACGGCGTCCGTATCGACACCTCGTTCTTCACGTCCGGCTCAAGCGCCGCACGCCGCCCCGCCGTCCTGCTTGCCCACGGCTTCGGCGGGAACAAGGACGACGTACGGCAGCAGGCGCAGGACCTGGCCAGGGACGGCTACGCGGTCCTGACCTGGTCGGCACGCGGATTCGGCAGGTCCACCGGCAAGATCGGACTGAACGACCCCAAGGGCGAGGTCGCCGACGTCTCCCAGCTGATCGACTGGCTGGCGAAGCAGCCCCAGGTCCGGCTCGACAAGCCCGGCGACCCGCGCGTGGGCGTCGCGGGCGCCTCGTACGGCGGCGCGATCTCGCTGCTCGCGGCGGGATACGACCACCGCGTGGACGCCATCGCCCCGGCGATCACGTACTGGAACCTGGCGGACGCCCTCTTCCCGAACGACGTCTTCAAGAAGCTGTGGGCGGGCATCTTCGTCAACTCCGGCGGCGGATGCGACAGCTTCCAGACCGAGCTGTGCCGGATGTACCAGCGGGTCGCGGAGTCGGGCAGGCCGGACGCGCAGGCGCGTGAGCTGCTGTCCGCCCGCTCCCCGTCCGCCGTCGCCGACCGCATCAAGGTGCCCACCCTCCTGCTGCAGGGCCAGACGGACTCCCTCTTCCCGCTCGGCCAGGCGGACGCGGCGGCGAAAGCCATCCGGGCGAACGGAGCCCCCGTGGACGTCGACTGGATCGCCGGGGGGCACGACGGCGGCGACATGGAGACGAGCCGCGTACAGACACGCGTGCGTGCCTGGTTCGACCGCTACCTCAAGGACGAGAAGACCACGGACACGGGCCCGGCCTTCCGCGTCAGCCGCACCGGAGGAGTCGACTCCACGACCGGCTCGGCCCTGCTGCGAGGAGCGAGCGACGACACCTACCCGGGCCTGGAGAGCGGGCAGCGCTCCGTGCCGCTGAGGGGCACGCGGCAGACCTTCGACAACCCGGCGGGCGCCACCCCGCCCGCCGTCTCCGCCCTGCCCGGCCTCGGCGGCTCCGGCGGACTCGCCCAGCTGTCCTCGCTCGGCGTCGGGGTGTCGCTGGACTTCCCCGGCCAGTACGCGCGGTTCGAGTCGGCGCCGATGTCCGGCCATGTGCGGATCACCGGATCGCCGACGGTCACCGTCCACGTCAAGTCCACGAGCGACGACGCCGTGCTGTTCGGGAAGGTGTACGACGTCTCTCCCGGCGGCGGGACGCCCGTGCTGCCCTCGCAGCTGGTGACGCCCGTCCGCGTCGAGGGCGCGAAGGCGGGCAAGGACGTGACGATCACGCTGCCGGCCGTCGACCACGAGGTCGAGCCGGGGCACCGCCTGCGCCTGGTCCTCGCCTCCACCGACCTGGGCTACGCCTCCCCGGCCACCCCGGCGACGTACACCGTCTCCCTCAAGGGCGACCTGAAGGTGCCGACGGCACCCGGCGTGACCACCGCTGCCGCCCCGCTGCCGTCCTGGGTGTGGTGGCTCCCGCTGGCCGGAGCGGTGATCGCCCTGGCCCTGCTGCTGAGCGGCCGCCGTCGCACGACCGCTGTGCCACCGGACCCGGCGCTCACCGAAGTCCCCCTCCAGATCACGGACCTGAGCAAGCGGTACGCCAGGTCGACGGACCGTTACGCGGTACGGGACCTGTCCTTCCGCGTGGCCAAGGGCCAGGTCCTGGGCCTCCTCGGACCGAACGGCGCGGGCAAGACCACCACCCTGCGCATGCTGATGGGCCTGATCAAGCCGGACGAAGGCGAGATCCGCGTCTTCGGGCACGCCATCCGCCCCGGCGCCCCGGTGCTGTCCCGGGTCGGCGCGTTCGTGGAGGGCGCGGGCTTCCTCCCGCACCTCTCGGGCCGCGACAACCTGGAGCTGTACTGGCAGGCGACGGGCCGCCCGCCCGAGGACGCGCACCTGGAGGAGGCCCTGGAGATCGCGGGCCTCGGCGACGCACTCGCCCGGGCCGTGCGCACCTACTCCCAGGGCATGCGCCAGCGCCTCGCCATCGCCCAGGCCATGCTCGGCCTCCCGGACCTGCTCATCCTCGACGAACCGACCAACGGCCTCGACCCGCCGCAGATCCGCGAGATGCGCGAGGTGCTGATCCGGTACGCGGCGGCCGGCCGCACGGTGATCGTCTCCAGCCACCTCCTGGCGGAGGTCGAGCAGTCCTGCACCCACCTGGTCGTCATGGACCGCGGCCGCCTCGTCCAGGCGGGCCCGGTCGCCGAGATCATCGGCTCCGGTGACACCTTGCTCGTCGGCCTGGCCGCCAACATCCCGGACCCGATGGTGGAGAAGGTGGCGTCCCTACCGGGCGTCGAGTCGGCGACCCGAACCGACGGCGGCTTGCTGGTCCGGCTGGCACCAACGTCCCTCAGGGGCGCGGGGCTGCCTCCATCGGCGGCTCCGCCGCGGGGCGCGACCAGCCACGACGCTGCCGCGGACGAAATGCTGCAAACCGTGGCACTCCCCGCCGAACCCCCCGCGGCCGCCCGCACGGGCAGCGCCGCCGCCCACCTCCTGGTCGAGCTGGTGCGCCTCGAAGTCCCGGTCGCCTCGCTCGGCCCCCACCGCCGCCTGGAAGACGCCTTCCTCACCCTGATCGGAGGTTCCGCATGA
- a CDS encoding vWA domain-containing protein, producing MERYRTPRPGTSQRRTRRLRAGLLALTAASGLLLTACSAGGGSDNSSSKASDGRDRTGFPAPAAPTAGENKGDESFESPSPDYLSTFALDVDTASYGYARRTLAEGRRPDPSTIRPEEFVNSFRQDYERPDGNGFTVTVDGARTDRKNWSLVRVGLATRPAHQSGERPPAALTFVIDISGSMSEPGRLDLAQQSLDTMTDRLREDDSVAIVTFSDKAETVLPMTRLGSHRAKIHDAIDSLEPTYSTNLGAGVETGYATAVEGRRENATNRVVLISDALANDGDTDPDSILDRISTARREYGITLFGVGVGSDYGDALMERLADKGDGHTVYVSREDDARKVFCDQLPQNIDLTARDAKAQVAFDPGTVAEFRLVGYDDRRVADDDFRNDRVDGGEVGPGHTVTALYAVRTKPGADGHLATATVRWLDPDTRDPHEQSGELETGALHDSLWDASPRFQVTAVAAYFADSLRQGDHRWSSLPGDPGLGELGDRAHELARKTEDKDVRQLAAAIEQADRGQD from the coding sequence ATGGAGCGGTACCGAACACCACGGCCGGGCACATCGCAGCGCCGCACACGACGGCTGCGCGCCGGCCTTCTCGCCCTCACGGCGGCGAGCGGCCTGCTGCTCACGGCCTGCAGCGCGGGCGGCGGCTCCGACAACAGCAGCAGCAAGGCCTCGGACGGCCGGGACAGGACCGGCTTCCCGGCGCCGGCCGCCCCGACGGCCGGTGAGAACAAGGGTGACGAGTCGTTCGAGAGCCCGTCCCCCGACTACCTCTCCACCTTCGCCCTCGACGTGGACACGGCCTCGTACGGCTACGCCCGCCGCACTCTCGCCGAGGGACGGCGCCCCGACCCCTCGACCATCCGCCCCGAGGAGTTCGTCAACAGCTTCCGCCAGGACTACGAACGCCCCGACGGCAACGGCTTCACGGTCACCGTCGACGGCGCCCGCACCGACCGGAAGAACTGGTCGCTGGTCCGCGTCGGCCTGGCCACCCGCCCCGCCCACCAGTCCGGCGAACGCCCGCCGGCCGCGCTCACCTTCGTCATCGACATCTCCGGCTCGATGTCCGAGCCCGGCCGTCTCGACCTCGCCCAGCAGTCCCTCGACACGATGACGGACCGGCTCCGCGAGGACGACTCGGTCGCCATCGTCACCTTCAGCGACAAGGCCGAGACGGTCCTGCCGATGACCCGCCTCGGCAGCCACCGGGCCAAGATCCATGACGCGATCGACAGCCTGGAGCCGACCTACTCCACCAACCTCGGCGCGGGTGTCGAGACCGGCTACGCCACCGCCGTCGAGGGCCGCCGCGAGAACGCCACCAACCGTGTCGTCCTCATCTCGGACGCCCTCGCCAACGACGGCGACACCGACCCCGACTCCATCCTCGACCGCATCTCCACGGCCCGCCGCGAGTACGGCATCACCCTCTTCGGCGTCGGCGTCGGCAGTGACTACGGCGACGCACTCATGGAACGCCTCGCCGACAAGGGCGACGGCCACACCGTGTACGTGTCGCGGGAGGACGACGCCCGCAAGGTCTTCTGCGACCAGCTCCCGCAGAACATCGACCTGACCGCCCGTGACGCCAAGGCCCAGGTCGCCTTCGATCCCGGGACGGTCGCCGAGTTCCGCCTCGTCGGCTACGACGACCGCCGGGTCGCCGACGACGACTTCCGCAACGACCGCGTCGACGGCGGCGAGGTCGGCCCCGGCCACACCGTCACCGCCCTGTACGCCGTGCGCACCAAGCCCGGCGCCGACGGCCACCTCGCCACGGCGACCGTCCGCTGGCTCGACCCCGACACCCGCGACCCGCACGAGCAGTCGGGCGAACTGGAGACCGGAGCCCTCCACGACTCCCTCTGGGACGCGAGCCCCCGCTTCCAGGTCACGGCCGTGGCCGCCTACTTCGCCGACTCCCTGCGCCAGGGCGACCACCGCTGGAGCAGCCTCCCCGGCGACCCGGGCCTCGGTGAACTCGGCGACCGCGCCCACGAGTTGGCGAGGAAGACCGAGGACAAGGACGTACGGCAGCTCGCCGCCGCGATCGAACAGGCCGACCGCGGCCAAGACTAG